In Arthrobacter citreus, a genomic segment contains:
- a CDS encoding carbohydrate kinase, with translation MLTVIGEALVDEVVSDTAPKRFHPGGSPLNVAVGVARLGRPVQFAGRYGTDEYGLLIEQHLRANSVLTPLPADNLPTSVATAVLDPAGGARYTFDLEWQLPSLADALPRLLEGTTVLHTGSIAAMLRPGADAVLQAVERARPGIIISYDPNCRPSIITDVAYAREQAEKFVALSDVVKASDEDLAWLYPQDSPQDAARRWLGLGPALIAVTSGSKGAWAVTAAGEAEASVPPVTVVDTVGAGDSFMSALLVSLMDRELDGGARRAELARIGTGDLQAVLNFAVRAAAVTVSRAGANPPYRAELELP, from the coding sequence GTGCTCACAGTAATCGGCGAAGCCCTCGTGGACGAGGTTGTCAGCGACACCGCTCCCAAGCGTTTCCATCCCGGTGGAAGCCCTCTGAACGTCGCCGTCGGCGTGGCCCGGCTGGGACGGCCGGTGCAGTTCGCGGGCCGCTACGGCACGGATGAGTACGGGCTGCTGATCGAACAGCACCTGCGCGCCAACTCGGTCCTCACCCCGCTGCCCGCCGACAACCTTCCCACCAGCGTGGCCACCGCGGTCCTGGACCCGGCCGGCGGTGCCCGCTACACCTTTGACCTCGAGTGGCAGCTGCCATCCCTGGCTGACGCCCTGCCGCGGCTGCTGGAGGGGACCACCGTCCTGCACACCGGATCCATTGCGGCAATGCTCCGCCCCGGCGCCGATGCCGTGCTCCAGGCCGTGGAACGCGCCCGCCCTGGGATCATCATCAGCTACGACCCCAACTGCCGGCCGTCCATCATCACCGATGTGGCCTACGCGCGGGAACAGGCCGAAAAATTCGTGGCCCTCTCCGACGTCGTCAAGGCCTCCGACGAGGACCTGGCCTGGCTGTATCCCCAGGATTCGCCCCAGGACGCCGCCCGCCGCTGGCTTGGCCTGGGACCGGCCCTGATCGCGGTGACCAGCGGTTCCAAGGGTGCATGGGCCGTGACCGCCGCCGGTGAAGCTGAAGCTTCGGTACCGCCGGTCACCGTGGTGGATACGGTGGGAGCCGGTGACTCGTTCATGTCCGCCCTGCTGGTTTCGCTGATGGACCGGGAGCTCGACGGCGGTGCCCGGCGCGCTGAACTGGCCCGAATCGGCACCGGGGACCTCCAGGCAGTGCTCAACTTCGCCGTCCGCGCCGCCGCAGTGACCGTTTCCCGCGCCGGAGCCAATCCGCCGTACCGGGCCGAGCTGGAACTGCCGTAA
- a CDS encoding YbhB/YbcL family Raf kinase inhibitor-like protein, which produces MQSHDPYDALPQVPAFTVTSDDFSNLEPFTLAQYSGKMGVPGGKDESPQLSWSGAPEGTKSFAVTIFDPDAPTGSGFWHWAAFNIPAGVSSLPADASNRHELPKGTVELVNDAGFRGFVGAAPPAGHGPHRYMVVVHAVDVETLEVPADASPAFLGFNLFTHTLARARITGLAEVAAE; this is translated from the coding sequence ATGCAGTCCCACGATCCCTATGACGCGTTGCCGCAGGTGCCGGCCTTCACCGTCACCAGCGATGATTTCTCGAACCTTGAACCGTTCACCCTGGCCCAGTACAGCGGAAAAATGGGAGTGCCGGGCGGAAAGGATGAATCACCGCAGCTGAGCTGGTCCGGAGCACCGGAGGGCACCAAGAGCTTCGCGGTGACCATCTTCGACCCCGACGCACCCACCGGCAGCGGATTCTGGCACTGGGCTGCCTTCAATATCCCGGCGGGGGTGTCATCCCTGCCGGCAGACGCCTCAAACCGGCATGAACTGCCCAAAGGCACGGTGGAGCTGGTGAACGACGCCGGGTTCCGCGGATTCGTGGGAGCGGCCCCGCCCGCGGGACACGGCCCGCACCGCTACATGGTGGTGGTCCACGCCGTCGACGTGGAAACCCTTGAAGTGCCCGCGGATGCCAGTCCTGCCTTCCTGGGATTCAACCTGTTTACCCATACCTTGGCCCGGGCCCGGATAACCGGGCTTGCGGAGGTCGCGGCCGAGTAG
- a CDS encoding alpha/beta hydrolase, with the protein MPPRPLRIPYGPDPEQYAELTLPESSGRTVPHAGVVVIIHGGYWRSKHTAELGRPGALDLAGRGFTCWNLEYRRAGNGGGWPETFNDISDGIDALGPASREHGLDLSRVTVLGHSAGGQLAVWAAARSGAAVPVTGVVSQAGVLNMAQALELELSDGAVRNFLGSSPADDGDRYRSADPLQLLPLSVPVVALHSESDSAVPLSCSTTFVNAALASGSPAELRLVPGDHFAPITPGTPAWSAVVTALTQAAEGAGVFGMDSFDVDHSQGIRRAALLG; encoded by the coding sequence ATGCCGCCGCGTCCGCTTCGAATTCCTTACGGGCCTGACCCGGAACAATATGCCGAGCTCACACTTCCGGAGAGTTCCGGGCGCACGGTCCCGCACGCCGGAGTGGTGGTCATCATCCACGGCGGCTACTGGCGGTCCAAACACACCGCCGAGTTGGGGCGTCCCGGTGCGCTCGATCTTGCCGGCCGGGGCTTCACGTGCTGGAACCTGGAGTACCGGCGGGCCGGGAACGGCGGCGGCTGGCCGGAGACCTTCAACGACATCAGCGACGGGATCGACGCCCTCGGTCCCGCCTCACGGGAACACGGCCTGGACCTGTCCCGGGTTACCGTGCTGGGCCATTCCGCGGGAGGGCAGCTAGCGGTGTGGGCGGCGGCCCGGAGCGGTGCCGCCGTGCCGGTGACCGGCGTCGTGAGCCAGGCGGGCGTGCTGAACATGGCCCAGGCCTTGGAGCTGGAATTGAGCGACGGCGCGGTCCGCAATTTTCTCGGATCCTCGCCCGCGGATGACGGGGACCGGTACCGCAGCGCGGATCCGCTGCAGCTGCTTCCGCTGTCCGTGCCCGTTGTGGCCCTGCACTCAGAGAGCGATTCCGCTGTTCCCCTGAGCTGTTCCACCACGTTTGTGAACGCCGCCCTGGCCAGCGGATCACCGGCCGAACTGCGGCTCGTTCCCGGAGACCACTTCGCGCCCATCACACCCGGGACCCCGGCATGGTCCGCCGTCGTCACCGCCCTGACGCAGGCCGCCGAAGGGGCCGGGGTCTTTGGCATGGACAGTTTTGATGTGGACCATTCTCAAGGCATCCGGCGTGCTGCTCTGTTAGGTTGA